The following proteins come from a genomic window of Streptomyces sp. Sge12:
- a CDS encoding FKBP-type peptidyl-prolyl cis-trans isomerase, whose amino-acid sequence MRRLAGLLVVPLLLLTTAACGDDSGSDSAQMKNGAPAITKGAEFGQTPTLSKGKGEPPKELKVVTISEGTGQVLKKNDIAQVNYLGQVWDGKEPFDQSFGRPAPFDLTIGAGAVIKGWDQGLEGQKVGSRVELVIPPELGYGAQGSGEKIKPNATLVFVVDIVKGATVPASATGKEVAQENKDLPKVGTNADGKEVSVTVPKDTAEPTKLVSSYVLEGDGAVVKDTDSVVVKFNGKTWKDDKSFESTYTSDQTVTWPLGELSVKGLKDGLVGKKVGSRILLVIPPDQAFGDKEQGTIPAKSTLVFSLDILAVM is encoded by the coding sequence GTGCGCCGACTTGCCGGCCTGCTTGTCGTACCCCTCCTGCTGCTGACGACCGCAGCGTGTGGCGACGACAGCGGCTCCGACTCCGCCCAGATGAAGAACGGGGCCCCCGCGATCACCAAGGGAGCCGAGTTCGGGCAGACGCCCACCCTGTCGAAGGGGAAGGGCGAGCCGCCCAAGGAGCTGAAGGTGGTGACCATCAGCGAGGGCACCGGGCAGGTGCTGAAGAAGAACGACATCGCGCAGGTCAACTACCTCGGCCAGGTGTGGGACGGCAAGGAGCCGTTCGACCAGAGCTTCGGGCGGCCCGCTCCGTTCGACCTGACGATCGGCGCCGGCGCCGTCATCAAGGGCTGGGACCAGGGCCTCGAGGGCCAGAAGGTCGGCAGCCGTGTCGAGCTGGTGATCCCGCCGGAGCTCGGTTACGGGGCCCAGGGCTCGGGCGAGAAGATCAAGCCGAACGCCACGCTGGTCTTCGTCGTGGACATCGTCAAGGGCGCGACCGTCCCGGCCTCGGCCACGGGCAAGGAAGTCGCCCAGGAGAACAAGGACCTGCCCAAGGTCGGCACGAACGCGGACGGCAAGGAAGTCTCCGTGACCGTCCCGAAGGACACCGCCGAGCCGACCAAGCTGGTCTCGAGCTACGTCCTGGAGGGGGACGGCGCGGTCGTGAAGGACACCGACAGCGTCGTCGTCAAGTTCAACGGCAAGACGTGGAAGGACGACAAGTCCTTCGAGAGCACCTACACCAGCGACCAGACGGTCACGTGGCCGCTGGGTGAGCTCTCGGTCAAGGGTCTGAAGGACGGCCTGGTCGGCAAGAAGGTCGGCAGCCGCATCCTGCTGGTCATCCCGCCGGACCAGGCCTTCGGCGACAAGGAGCAGGGCACCATCCCGGCGAAGTCGACGCTGGTCTTCAGCCTCGACATCCTCGCAGTGATGTAA
- a CDS encoding FKBP-type peptidyl-prolyl cis-trans isomerase: protein MRRSSVSDLQKPEIDFPEGDAPTDLVIKDEWVGDGAEAKKGDLVSVHYVGVAFSTGEEFDASWNRGAALQFQLGVGQVIAGWDQGVQGMKVGGRRKLTIPAKLAYGDRGAGNAIAPGETLIFVCDLVKVG from the coding sequence ATGAGGAGAAGTTCCGTGAGTGACCTCCAGAAGCCCGAGATCGACTTCCCCGAGGGCGATGCCCCCACGGATCTCGTGATCAAGGACGAATGGGTCGGCGACGGCGCGGAGGCCAAGAAGGGCGACCTTGTCTCCGTGCACTACGTGGGCGTGGCCTTCTCCACCGGTGAGGAGTTCGACGCCTCCTGGAACCGCGGTGCCGCGCTGCAGTTCCAGCTCGGTGTCGGCCAGGTCATCGCCGGCTGGGACCAGGGCGTCCAGGGCATGAAGGTCGGCGGCCGCCGCAAGCTGACGATCCCCGCGAAGCTGGCCTACGGTGACCGCGGCGCGGGCAACGCCATCGCCCCGGGCGAGACCCTGATCTTCGTCTGCGACCTGGTCAAGGTCGGCTGA
- a CDS encoding helix-turn-helix transcriptional regulator: MAIAKAERLMNLALCLLGTRRPLSKRELRGSIEAYMEAGNDESFNRMFERDKDDLRELGLVIETVENLDGETGYLARRDSNRLPPVSLDAEEAAALGLAAKVWQQARLAGAASGALQKLRAGGMPEAEDPYEGQHSAIEPRIPVHEAAFEPLMLACRDRRPVVFDYRKSTAARPEARQVEPWALECWRGHWYLAGYDRDRGAERVFRLSRITGKVRSRAAKYTAEVPDVVTVRETVASWAGESADRSALIRLRAGAGYPLRAKATAVREGGDGWDELEIPYGHGLDAWLVEFGPDVVVVGPADLRADVVDRLRAVAGA; the protein is encoded by the coding sequence ATGGCGATTGCCAAGGCCGAGCGGCTGATGAATCTGGCGCTGTGTCTGCTGGGGACCCGCCGGCCGCTCAGCAAGCGGGAGTTGCGCGGTTCCATCGAGGCCTACATGGAGGCCGGGAACGACGAGTCCTTCAACCGCATGTTCGAGCGCGACAAGGACGATCTGCGCGAACTCGGCCTCGTCATCGAGACGGTGGAGAACCTGGACGGCGAGACGGGCTACCTGGCCCGCCGCGACAGCAACAGGCTGCCTCCCGTCTCGCTGGACGCCGAGGAGGCCGCCGCCCTGGGGCTGGCGGCCAAGGTCTGGCAGCAGGCCCGCCTGGCGGGAGCCGCCAGTGGCGCCCTGCAGAAGCTGCGCGCGGGCGGGATGCCCGAGGCGGAGGACCCGTACGAGGGGCAGCACAGCGCGATCGAGCCGCGCATCCCGGTCCACGAGGCCGCCTTCGAGCCCCTGATGCTGGCCTGCCGGGACCGCCGGCCGGTGGTCTTCGACTACCGCAAGTCCACCGCCGCCCGGCCCGAGGCCCGGCAGGTGGAGCCCTGGGCGCTCGAGTGCTGGCGCGGCCACTGGTACCTGGCCGGCTACGACCGCGACCGCGGGGCGGAGCGGGTGTTCCGGCTCTCCCGGATCACCGGCAAGGTCCGCTCCCGGGCGGCGAAGTACACCGCGGAGGTGCCGGACGTGGTGACCGTACGGGAGACCGTGGCGAGCTGGGCCGGGGAGAGCGCGGACCGCTCCGCGCTGATCCGGCTGCGGGCCGGGGCGGGCTACCCGCTGCGGGCCAAGGCGACCGCGGTGCGCGAGGGCGGGGACGGCTGGGACGAGCTGGAGATCCCCTACGGGCACGGGCTCGACGCCTGGCTGGTGGAGTTCGGGCCGGACGTCGTCGTGGTCGGTCCCGCCGACCTGCGGGCGGACGTGGTGGACCGGCTGCGGGCCGTCGCCGGGGCCTGA
- a CDS encoding helix-turn-helix transcriptional regulator, which yields MAANAIDQTRRMLSLVTYLRERPGAHVADVARAFGITEDELISDLDVLPMCGTSFRGGDLLDIDTDGERIWWRNPDASGESTAEPLRLAADEATALLVAARAVATLPGLRESDRDALLRATAKLEAAAGEVAGASSRLSVTFESEGGVFADVDRAIAERRRLWLRYYSPARDELTERTVDPIRLFAVGHTYMEGWCHLSEARRTFRLDRVAEIRLLDERAEPPAIEPRDLSEGLVQPAAEDPEVVVEVGPGGRWVAEYYPHDSAEELPGGGLRITLRSPDPASLRRLALRLGREGRIVAPAELAESARSAAREALAGYGEQV from the coding sequence ATGGCTGCCAACGCCATCGACCAGACCCGCCGGATGCTGTCCCTGGTGACCTACCTGCGCGAGCGCCCCGGTGCGCACGTCGCGGACGTCGCGCGCGCCTTCGGGATCACCGAGGACGAGCTGATCTCGGACCTCGACGTGCTGCCCATGTGCGGGACGAGCTTCCGGGGCGGGGACCTGCTCGACATCGACACCGACGGGGAGCGCATCTGGTGGCGCAACCCCGACGCCTCGGGGGAGTCCACCGCCGAGCCGCTGCGGCTGGCCGCCGACGAGGCGACCGCGCTGCTCGTGGCCGCACGCGCGGTGGCGACCCTGCCCGGGCTGCGCGAGAGCGACCGGGACGCCCTGCTGCGGGCCACGGCCAAGCTGGAGGCGGCCGCGGGCGAGGTGGCCGGAGCCAGCTCCCGGCTGTCGGTGACCTTCGAGTCCGAGGGCGGGGTCTTCGCGGACGTCGACCGGGCCATCGCGGAGCGCCGGCGCCTGTGGCTGCGCTACTACTCGCCCGCCCGGGACGAGCTCACCGAGCGCACGGTCGACCCGATCCGGCTCTTCGCGGTGGGGCACACGTACATGGAGGGCTGGTGCCACCTCTCCGAGGCCCGGCGCACCTTCCGCCTCGACCGGGTCGCCGAGATCAGGCTGCTGGACGAGCGGGCCGAACCGCCCGCCATCGAGCCGCGCGACCTGTCCGAGGGCCTGGTCCAGCCGGCCGCCGAGGACCCCGAGGTCGTCGTCGAGGTCGGGCCGGGCGGTCGCTGGGTCGCCGAGTACTACCCGCACGACAGCGCGGAGGAACTGCCCGGCGGCGGTCTGCGGATCACCCTGCGCAGCCCTGACCCGGCCTCGCTGCGCCGGCTCGCCCTGCGGCTCGGGCGCGAGGGGCGGATCGTGGCTCCCGCAGAACTGGCGGAGAGCGCGCGGAGCGCCGCTCGAGAAGCACTCGCGGGGTACGGGGAACAGGTCTGA
- the tatA gene encoding Sec-independent protein translocase subunit TatA: protein MFGNLRGWEIFVILGVIILLFGAKKLPDMARSLGKSARILKSEAKAMKKDGEGDEAAPAAPAADQSAQQPVAPRTIQAAPGDVSSSRPVSEPNRTAQG, encoded by the coding sequence ATGTTCGGCAACCTCAGGGGTTGGGAAATCTTCGTCATTCTCGGAGTCATCATCCTGCTGTTCGGCGCCAAGAAGCTCCCCGACATGGCCCGCTCCCTCGGCAAGTCGGCCCGCATCCTCAAGAGCGAGGCCAAGGCCATGAAGAAGGACGGCGAAGGCGACGAGGCCGCCCCCGCCGCCCCCGCCGCCGACCAGTCCGCCCAGCAGCCGGTCGCTCCGCGTACGATCCAGGCCGCCCCGGGTGACGTCAGCAGCTCCCGTCCGGTCAGCGAGCCGAACCGCACCGCCCAGGGCTGA
- the tatC gene encoding twin-arginine translocase subunit TatC has translation MLNSARKQEKKARQAKDAEGRMPLVEHLRELRNRLLKSVIAILVITIIAAFFYRDIINFLLKPMLDSVGCTNGVVTQRNGRPCADMTVNGLISAFSIALKVSLMAGVVLSAPVWLYQLWAFAAPGLHSHEKKYARSFVAVGAPLFLTGAVLAYKILPQTATIMLEFTPDHARNLLPVDDYLDLVTRMVIVFGLAFELPLLLILLNFTGVLTGKRLASWWRGMVLGITIFAAFATPTGDPPTMLALALPIVALYFAALGLCLLNDRRRRRNDPDAGLSDDEASELDLSPAPIGALESVPAPAALPEQADGGRQRINGYDDAT, from the coding sequence TTGCTCAACTCTGCCCGCAAGCAGGAGAAGAAGGCACGACAGGCGAAGGACGCCGAAGGGCGCATGCCTCTCGTCGAGCACCTGCGTGAGCTGCGGAACCGCCTGCTGAAGTCGGTCATCGCGATCCTGGTGATCACGATCATCGCCGCATTCTTCTACCGGGACATCATCAACTTCCTGTTGAAGCCGATGCTCGACTCCGTCGGCTGCACCAACGGTGTGGTGACCCAGCGCAACGGCCGCCCCTGCGCCGACATGACCGTGAACGGCCTCATCTCGGCGTTCTCGATCGCCCTGAAGGTCTCGCTGATGGCCGGTGTGGTGCTCTCCGCCCCGGTGTGGCTCTACCAGCTGTGGGCGTTCGCCGCGCCCGGGCTGCACAGCCACGAGAAGAAGTACGCGCGCAGTTTCGTCGCCGTCGGAGCGCCCCTCTTCCTGACCGGCGCCGTGCTCGCCTACAAGATCCTCCCGCAGACCGCGACGATCATGCTGGAGTTCACGCCCGACCACGCGCGCAACCTGCTGCCGGTCGACGACTACCTCGACCTGGTCACCCGCATGGTGATCGTGTTCGGCCTGGCCTTCGAGCTGCCGCTGCTGCTGATCCTGCTGAACTTCACCGGCGTGCTCACCGGAAAGCGGCTGGCGAGCTGGTGGCGGGGCATGGTCCTCGGCATCACGATCTTCGCCGCCTTCGCGACCCCCACCGGTGACCCGCCGACCATGCTCGCGCTGGCCCTGCCCATCGTGGCCCTCTACTTCGCGGCGCTGGGCCTCTGTCTCCTCAACGACCGCAGGCGCCGGCGCAACGACCCCGACGCGGGACTGAGCGACGACGAGGCCTCCGAGCTGGACCTCAGCCCGGCGCCGATCGGCGCGCTGGAATCCGTCCCGGCCCCCGCGGCCCTGCCCGAGCAGGCCGACGGCGGACGCCAGCGGATCAACGGGTACGACGACGCCACCTGA
- a CDS encoding diacylglycerol kinase translates to MSHEVTLFVNPTAGRGRGAHAAQPAASAVRAAGFSVRTVVGTDAPDALARLTTAVREGTGAVIAVGGDGMVSRALQALAGTPVPLGVVAVGTGNDFARAMGLPVREPARAGRLAAEAVKENRVREIDLGRVGGADCEQWFGTVLCSGFDSRVNDRGNRMRLPAGRFKYDLAMLAELAAFRPFPYRITLDDGPVIETEATLVAVGNGSSYGGGMRICADAVPDDGLFDITVVGDCSRATLLRVFPQVYKGRHLSHPKVTVHRARKITLAAAGLTAYADGEPLGGLPVTAECVPRAVRLLT, encoded by the coding sequence GTGAGTCACGAGGTCACCCTCTTCGTCAATCCCACCGCGGGACGCGGCCGGGGCGCGCACGCCGCGCAGCCGGCCGCTTCGGCTGTCCGGGCGGCCGGATTCTCCGTACGGACCGTCGTGGGCACCGACGCGCCGGACGCGCTGGCCCGGCTGACCACCGCCGTCCGTGAGGGCACCGGCGCGGTGATCGCGGTGGGCGGCGACGGCATGGTCTCCCGGGCGCTCCAAGCCCTCGCCGGCACACCCGTGCCGCTCGGGGTGGTCGCGGTCGGCACCGGCAACGACTTCGCGCGGGCGATGGGGCTGCCCGTACGGGAACCGGCCCGGGCCGGGCGGCTGGCCGCCGAGGCCGTCAAGGAGAACCGCGTCCGGGAGATCGACCTGGGCCGGGTGGGCGGCGCCGACTGCGAGCAGTGGTTCGGGACCGTGCTGTGCTCCGGCTTCGACTCGCGCGTCAACGACCGGGGCAACCGGATGCGGCTGCCGGCCGGCCGCTTCAAGTACGACCTGGCGATGCTCGCGGAGCTGGCCGCCTTCCGGCCGTTCCCGTACCGGATCACCCTGGACGACGGCCCGGTGATCGAGACCGAGGCCACGCTCGTGGCCGTCGGCAACGGCTCCTCCTACGGCGGGGGCATGCGCATCTGCGCGGACGCCGTCCCCGACGACGGGCTCTTCGACATCACGGTGGTCGGCGACTGCAGCCGGGCCACCCTCCTCAGGGTGTTCCCGCAGGTCTACAAGGGCCGGCACCTGAGCCACCCGAAGGTGACCGTCCACCGGGCCCGGAAGATCACCCTGGCGGCGGCGGGCCTGACCGCGTACGCGGACGGCGAGCCGCTGGGAGGGCTGCCGGTGACCGCCGAGTGCGTGCCCCGGGCCGTCCGGCTGCTCACTTAA
- a CDS encoding DEAD/DEAH box helicase, which produces MTEELSPAERYAAARIRAAEEASALAPFREMYEFDLDPYQVEACKALEAGKGVLVAAPTGSGKTIVGEFAVHLALQQGRKCFYTTPIKALSNQKYADLVKRYGADKVGLLTGDNSVNSEAPVVVMTTEVLRNMLYAGSQSLRGLGYVVMDEVHYLSDRFRGAVWEEVIIHLPESVTLVSLSATVSNAEEFGDWLDTVRGDTEVIVSEERPVPLWQHVMAGRRIYDLFEEESDHGGRGSARREVNPDLLRMAREENSRTYSPKDRRRGKMVREADRERERRSRGRIWTPSRPEVIARLDNDGLLPAINFIFSRAGCEAAVQQCLFAGLRLNDESARLKVREIVETRTASIPTEDLHVLGYYEWLEGLERGIAAHHAGMLPTFKEVVEELFVRGLVKAVFATETLALGINMPARTVILEKLVKWNGEQHADITPGEYTQLTGRAGRRGIDVEGHAVVLWQRGMDPAGLAGLAGTRTYPLRSSFKPSYNMAVNLVSQFGRHRSRELLETSFAQFQADRSVVGISRQVQRNEEGLEGYQEGMTCHLGNFEEYAQLRRDLKDRETDLAKQGAAQRRVQAASSLEKLKPGDIIHVPTGKFAGLALVLDPGVPAGRVNGHRGHEYAEGPRPLVLTAERQVKRLAAIDFPVPVEAIDRMRIPKTFNARSPQSRRDLASQLRTKAGHITPERRTRGRAAAADDREIARLRNELRAHPCHGCDEREDHARWAERYHRLKRDIQQLERRIEGRTNTIARTFDRIHALLTELDYLREDEVTVHGKRLARLYGELDLLASECLRARVWEGLSPAELAACVSALVFEARQSDDAVAPKVPGGAAKEALGEMVRIWGRLDALEEEHRINQAEGVGQREPDLGFAWAAYQWASDKSLDEVLREAEMPAGDFVRWCKQVIDVLGQVAAAAPATSGDSGSTVARNARKAVDALLRGVVAYSSVG; this is translated from the coding sequence ATGACCGAAGAACTCTCACCCGCCGAGCGGTACGCCGCTGCCCGGATCCGCGCCGCCGAAGAGGCCTCTGCCCTGGCCCCCTTCCGCGAGATGTACGAATTCGATCTGGACCCGTACCAGGTCGAGGCCTGCAAGGCACTGGAGGCCGGCAAGGGCGTCCTCGTCGCCGCCCCGACCGGCTCGGGCAAGACCATCGTCGGCGAGTTCGCCGTGCACCTGGCCCTCCAGCAGGGCCGCAAGTGCTTCTACACGACGCCGATCAAGGCCCTGTCGAACCAGAAGTACGCCGACCTCGTCAAGCGCTACGGCGCCGACAAGGTGGGCCTGCTCACGGGCGACAACAGCGTCAACTCCGAGGCGCCGGTGGTCGTGATGACCACCGAGGTGCTCCGCAACATGCTGTACGCGGGCTCCCAGTCGCTGCGGGGACTCGGCTACGTGGTGATGGACGAGGTGCACTACCTCTCCGACCGGTTCCGCGGGGCCGTCTGGGAGGAAGTGATCATCCACCTCCCCGAATCGGTGACCCTGGTCTCCCTGTCGGCCACCGTGTCCAACGCCGAGGAGTTCGGCGACTGGCTGGACACCGTGCGCGGCGACACCGAGGTGATCGTCTCCGAGGAGCGGCCCGTCCCGCTGTGGCAGCACGTCATGGCCGGCCGGCGGATCTACGACCTCTTCGAGGAGGAGTCCGACCACGGCGGCCGCGGCTCAGCGCGCCGGGAGGTCAATCCCGACCTGCTGCGCATGGCGCGCGAGGAGAACAGCCGTACCTACAGTCCGAAGGACCGGCGGCGCGGCAAGATGGTCCGCGAGGCCGACCGCGAGCGCGAGCGGCGCTCCCGCGGCCGGATCTGGACCCCGTCCCGCCCCGAGGTCATCGCCCGCCTCGACAACGACGGGCTGCTGCCCGCCATCAACTTCATCTTCAGCCGGGCCGGCTGCGAGGCCGCGGTCCAGCAGTGCCTGTTCGCGGGCCTGCGCCTGAACGACGAATCCGCGCGGCTCAAGGTCCGCGAGATCGTCGAGACGCGCACCGCCTCCATCCCCACCGAGGACCTGCACGTCCTCGGGTACTACGAGTGGCTCGAAGGGCTGGAGCGCGGCATCGCCGCGCACCACGCGGGCATGCTGCCCACCTTCAAGGAGGTCGTGGAGGAGCTCTTCGTACGCGGCCTGGTCAAGGCCGTCTTCGCCACGGAGACCCTGGCGCTGGGCATCAACATGCCCGCGCGCACGGTGATCCTGGAGAAGCTGGTCAAGTGGAACGGCGAGCAGCACGCCGACATCACCCCCGGCGAGTACACGCAGCTGACCGGCCGGGCCGGGCGGCGCGGCATCGACGTCGAGGGCCACGCGGTGGTGCTCTGGCAGCGAGGCATGGACCCGGCGGGTCTCGCCGGGCTCGCGGGTACCCGTACGTATCCGCTGCGCTCCAGCTTCAAGCCGTCCTACAACATGGCCGTGAACCTGGTCAGCCAGTTCGGGCGGCACCGCTCGCGCGAACTGCTGGAGACCTCCTTCGCACAGTTCCAGGCCGACCGCTCGGTCGTGGGGATCTCCCGGCAGGTGCAGCGCAACGAGGAGGGACTGGAGGGCTACCAGGAGGGCATGACCTGCCACCTGGGGAACTTCGAGGAGTACGCGCAGCTGCGCCGTGACCTCAAGGACCGCGAGACGGACCTGGCCAAGCAGGGCGCCGCACAGCGCCGGGTCCAGGCGGCCAGTTCGCTGGAGAAGCTCAAGCCGGGCGACATCATCCACGTGCCGACGGGCAAGTTCGCCGGGCTCGCGCTGGTCCTGGACCCGGGCGTGCCGGCCGGTCGGGTCAACGGGCACCGCGGGCACGAGTACGCCGAGGGCCCGCGCCCGCTGGTGCTCACCGCCGAGCGGCAGGTCAAGCGGCTCGCCGCGATCGACTTCCCGGTTCCGGTCGAGGCCATCGACCGGATGCGGATCCCGAAAACCTTCAACGCGCGCTCGCCGCAGTCCCGTCGGGACCTGGCGTCCCAGCTGCGGACCAAGGCCGGGCACATCACGCCGGAGCGGCGGACCCGCGGCCGCGCCGCGGCCGCCGACGACCGTGAGATCGCCCGGCTGCGCAACGAACTGCGGGCGCACCCCTGCCACGGCTGCGACGAGCGCGAGGACCACGCCCGCTGGGCGGAGCGCTACCACCGGCTCAAGCGGGACATCCAGCAGCTGGAGCGGCGGATCGAGGGCCGGACGAACACCATCGCCCGCACCTTCGACCGGATCCACGCCCTGCTGACCGAGCTGGACTACCTGCGCGAGGACGAGGTCACCGTGCACGGCAAGCGGCTCGCCCGGCTGTACGGGGAGCTGGACCTGCTGGCCTCCGAATGCCTGCGGGCCCGGGTCTGGGAAGGCCTCAGCCCGGCCGAACTGGCCGCCTGCGTATCGGCGTTGGTCTTCGAGGCGCGCCAGTCCGACGACGCGGTCGCACCGAAGGTACCGGGCGGCGCGGCGAAGGAGGCGCTCGGCGAGATGGTCCGGATCTGGGGCCGGCTCGACGCGCTGGAGGAGGAGCACCGCATCAACCAGGCGGAGGGCGTGGGCCAGCGCGAGCCGGACCTCGGCTTCGCGTGGGCGGCGTACCAGTGGGCCTCCGACAAGAGCCTGGACGAGGTGCTGCGCGAGGCGGAGATGCCGGCCGGTGACTTCGTGCGCTGGTGCAAGCAGGTCATCGACGTGCTCGGTCAGGTCGCGGCAGCCGCTCCGGCGACTTCCGGCGACAGCGGGAGCACGGTGGCCCGCAATGCCCGCAAGGCCGTGGACGCGCTGCTGCGGGGTGTAGTGGCCTACAGCTCCGTCGGCTGA
- a CDS encoding TetR/AcrR family transcriptional regulator — protein MSGGTGDGPKRVGRPRADRLRPDSGRPPREELLGAAAELFTARGYAATTTRAVAERAGMRQATMYHYFGGKEELLAELLESTVAPSLVLARQLLADRGRPAARRLWELCRSDVLLLCGGPYDLGALYLLPEVGGSRFTCFHRMRRELKDAYRVLLADTLVGAELADDRAGLTLRGDLVFGLIEGVMLVHRADPGRPVVAFAEATADAALRIAGVGLPGDTA, from the coding sequence ATGAGCGGGGGAACGGGCGATGGTCCGAAACGGGTCGGTCGGCCACGCGCCGACCGGCTGAGACCGGACAGCGGCCGGCCGCCGCGCGAGGAACTCCTCGGCGCGGCGGCCGAGCTCTTCACCGCCCGGGGATACGCGGCGACCACCACCCGGGCCGTCGCCGAACGGGCCGGGATGCGCCAGGCCACGATGTACCACTACTTCGGCGGCAAGGAGGAACTCCTCGCCGAACTGCTGGAGTCCACCGTCGCACCCTCGCTGGTGCTGGCCCGGCAGCTCCTCGCCGACCGCGGGCGGCCCGCCGCCCGGCGGCTGTGGGAGCTGTGCCGCTCCGACGTCCTGCTGCTGTGCGGAGGGCCGTACGACCTGGGGGCGCTCTATCTGCTGCCCGAGGTGGGCGGTTCGCGCTTCACGTGCTTCCACCGGATGCGCCGGGAGCTCAAGGACGCCTACCGGGTGCTGCTCGCCGACACCCTGGTCGGCGCCGAACTCGCCGATGACCGGGCGGGGCTGACGCTCCGTGGAGACCTGGTCTTCGGCCTCATCGAGGGCGTCATGCTGGTCCACCGGGCCGATCCGGGGCGGCCGGTGGTGGCCTTCGCCGAGGCCACCGCGGACGCGGCGCTGCGGATCGCGGGCGTCGGCCTCCCCGGCGACACTGCCTGA
- a CDS encoding pseudouridine synthase, with translation MRRRAQPPPSPLPQRAGIDPVRLRLPPDPEGTWPDLGDYLAARYAGTRGADSVARLLAAGRVLGAGGQVLRAEDPYEPGAYLWFHRDMEPEPRVPFPISVVHRDPHLLVVDKPHFLATTPRGSHITETALARLREELELPELSPAHRLDRLTAGLVMFSIRPEDRGAYQLLFQRREVHKEYEALAPHDPGPARALPRTVRSRIEKARGVIAAVEVPGGEPNAESLVECVEAREGLARYRLTPFTGRTHQLRVHMNSLGLPILGDPVYPRVTDPAPDDYRRPLQLLARVLVFTDPVTGAAHRFESGRTLQAWDDRAGWEAGSGGR, from the coding sequence ATGAGACGCAGAGCCCAGCCACCCCCCTCGCCCCTCCCCCAGCGCGCCGGGATCGACCCGGTCCGGCTCCGGCTGCCGCCCGACCCGGAGGGGACGTGGCCGGACCTCGGCGACTACCTCGCCGCGCGCTACGCCGGCACCCGCGGCGCCGACTCCGTGGCCCGGCTGCTGGCCGCGGGCCGGGTACTGGGCGCCGGCGGGCAGGTCCTGCGCGCCGAGGACCCGTACGAGCCGGGCGCCTACCTGTGGTTCCACCGGGACATGGAGCCGGAGCCGCGGGTGCCGTTCCCGATCTCCGTCGTCCACCGGGACCCGCACCTGCTGGTCGTGGACAAGCCGCACTTCCTCGCGACCACCCCGCGCGGCAGCCACATCACCGAGACCGCCCTGGCCCGGCTCCGGGAGGAGCTGGAGCTGCCCGAGCTCAGCCCGGCGCACCGCCTGGACCGGCTGACGGCGGGCCTGGTGATGTTCAGCATCCGGCCCGAGGACCGCGGGGCGTACCAGCTCCTCTTCCAGCGGCGCGAGGTGCACAAGGAGTACGAGGCCCTCGCGCCCCACGATCCGGGGCCGGCCCGCGCCCTCCCCCGTACCGTCCGCAGCCGGATCGAGAAGGCCCGCGGGGTCATCGCGGCGGTGGAGGTGCCCGGCGGGGAGCCCAATGCCGAGAGCCTCGTCGAATGCGTCGAGGCGCGGGAGGGGCTGGCCCGCTACCGGCTGACCCCGTTCACCGGCCGCACCCACCAGCTGCGGGTCCACATGAACAGCCTGGGCCTGCCGATCCTGGGCGACCCGGTGTATCCGCGGGTCACGGACCCGGCCCCGGACGACTACCGCAGGCCCCTGCAACTCCTGGCCCGGGTCCTGGTGTTCACCGACCCGGTGACCGGTGCCGCGCACCGCTTCGAGAGCGGCCGCACTCTCCAGGCCTGGGACGACCGGGCGGGCTGGGAGGCCGGATCGGGCGGCCGGTAA